The window AGAATTCTATTTTATGCATGCTTATGAAGCAGAAGTGTATAATCATAAAGATTTAGTAAATAGAACAGATTTTAGTGCTATTGTAGAAAGCGTTAAACAGCAATCTGAAGAAAACTTAGCAAATCTGTTGGCAAAGGTAAAAGAAATTTCTCCAAACCCCAGATTCACTTATTTTACCATATCTGCATATAATTCCTTACTTGACCAATCCGATATAATTGTAGATAGTAAAAATATAGACCTTGTTGTTATGGGAACAAAAGGAAAATCTAATCACAGCCACCTAACCTTTGGAAGCAATACATTACAGGTTTTAAAATATGTGCAATGTCCTGTGTTGGCTATTCCTCAAAATTATAGCTATGAGAAGCCTAAACATGCATTGTTTCCTACAAATTACTTAATACCTTATAAAAGAAGAGAGTTAAAATTACTCTGTGATCTCCTTTCTCCTTATAGAACAAAAATAGATATGCTTTATGTGTCTAAAATTAACAAATTGTCTTTCCGACAAGAAGATAATAAAGCATTTATTGAAGAAACAATATGTGAAAATAAAATTAGCTATCATACTACAGATAGTAAGAAAATTGAAACTGCGATTAATACTTATGTTACCGATAATAATATAGATTTTTTAATCCTGGTAAATACACAGCATTCTTATTTAGAAAATATATTGTTTCAATCTACAATAGATAAAATAAGTTTAAAAATATCAATTCCATTATTGGTTTTGCAAAACCTAAGACGCGAATAATAAAAATAAATATCATGAAAAAAATATTATTACCAACCGATTTTTCAGAGAATGCAATGAATGCTATTGTTTATGCATTAAAGTTGTTTAAAGATGAAGAATGCACTTTTTATATTTTAAATACATACACGCCAGTTGTTTATCAAATGGAGTTTATGCAAGCTAGTTCAGCACAATTTGAATTATTAGATATTGTAAGGAACAGTTCTTTAAATGGTTTGTCTGCGATTAAGGATGAGATACATAAAACGTATTTTAATGCGAAACATACCATTGAAACGATTTCTACATTTAACAGCTTAATCTCTGAAATAAAAGAACTTGTGAAATCTAAGAATATAGATATGGTTGTTATGGGAACACAAGGAGCATCAGATGTAAAAGGTGTTCTATTTGGTTCTAATACAATACATGTTATTAATTCTGTGAAGTCACCAGTTTTAGCTATTCCAAGTGGCTTTTATTTTGAAGCACCTCATGAAGTATTATTTCCTTCAGATTATGAAGTAGATTTTCAAGATAGTCAAATACTACCAATAGTCAATTTGGCTTCTCAATATCATTCTCGAGTGAATATTCTTCATGTGAATTTTGGAGAAGCGCTTTCCAAAAAACAACAAGTAAACAAAGCGAAACTAGAGGGGTATTTTAAAAATGTTGCGCATCTATTTCATGATGTTAAAAATAAAAACATCGATGAAGCGATTAATGAATTTCAAAGAAAATCTAGAATTAATCTATTGGTAATGATCAATAATAAACATTCTTTTTTTGAAAACATATTCTTTAAATCCACAATAAAACGAATAGGATTCCGACTAACTACTCCGTTTTTGGTAATACCTTCTAAACAATAAATTTTAAAAATGAAAACAAAGATATTATTACCTACAGATTTTTCAGATAATGCATGGAGTGCCATAGTATATGCATTAAAGTTATATGCAAATGAGTCTTGCGTATTTTACTTTCTTAACACTATAGATAATGAAGCATTGCATAGAAGAAGCTTAGTAACAGGGCATTTTTTGGAGGAATTAAAGCAGGAAGCAACTAAAAATTTATTAGAACTAAAGGAACAAGCCAGTGTTTCTAATGCGAATGAAAATCATGAATTTGAAGTTGTTTTATGTTCCGAGAAGATAGAAGTTGCTATTAAAAAGAATATAGAAAAGCATCATATTAATATGGTGATTATGGGAACCAAAGGAGCATCAAAAAATGAAAAGGTGCTTTTTGGAAGCAACACGGTTCATGTTTTAAATAAAGTAAAAACGTGTCCGATTATGGTAGTTCCAGATGAGTTTGATTTTGTAAAACCAACCCAAATTGCTTTTCCAACAGACTATAATCGTTTTTATAAAGGTGAAGAAATTCAAGTGTTGCGAAACCTAACCGAATTGTATAATTCTAAAATTAGAATTGTGCATATTGAAGAAGAAAAAGAACTAAACCAAGTACAACGATATAATATTAATGAATTAGACGAATACTTAAATCAAGTAGAACATAGTTTTCATTGGATGCCTAATTATGCTAAAAA is drawn from Lacinutrix sp. WUR7 and contains these coding sequences:
- a CDS encoding universal stress protein; this encodes MIKILVPTDFSDNAMNAIAYALEFFKYQKTEFYFMHAYEAEVYNHKDLVNRTDFSAIVESVKQQSEENLANLLAKVKEISPNPRFTYFTISAYNSLLDQSDIIVDSKNIDLVVMGTKGKSNHSHLTFGSNTLQVLKYVQCPVLAIPQNYSYEKPKHALFPTNYLIPYKRRELKLLCDLLSPYRTKIDMLYVSKINKLSFRQEDNKAFIEETICENKISYHTTDSKKIETAINTYVTDNNIDFLILVNTQHSYLENILFQSTIDKISLKISIPLLVLQNLRRE
- a CDS encoding universal stress protein; translation: MKKILLPTDFSENAMNAIVYALKLFKDEECTFYILNTYTPVVYQMEFMQASSAQFELLDIVRNSSLNGLSAIKDEIHKTYFNAKHTIETISTFNSLISEIKELVKSKNIDMVVMGTQGASDVKGVLFGSNTIHVINSVKSPVLAIPSGFYFEAPHEVLFPSDYEVDFQDSQILPIVNLASQYHSRVNILHVNFGEALSKKQQVNKAKLEGYFKNVAHLFHDVKNKNIDEAINEFQRKSRINLLVMINNKHSFFENIFFKSTIKRIGFRLTTPFLVIPSKQ
- a CDS encoding universal stress protein → MKTKILLPTDFSDNAWSAIVYALKLYANESCVFYFLNTIDNEALHRRSLVTGHFLEELKQEATKNLLELKEQASVSNANENHEFEVVLCSEKIEVAIKKNIEKHHINMVIMGTKGASKNEKVLFGSNTVHVLNKVKTCPIMVVPDEFDFVKPTQIAFPTDYNRFYKGEEIQVLRNLTELYNSKIRIVHIEEEKELNQVQRYNINELDEYLNQVEHSFHWMPNYAKKATVINDFIEELNINILVMVNYKHSFIESIINEPVLKKISFHPIIPFLVIPE